One window from the genome of Jeotgalibaca sp. MA1X17-3 encodes:
- the obgE gene encoding GTPase ObgE, with translation MFLDRAQISVKAGKGGDGMVAFRREKYVPDGGPAGGDGGKGGSIIFEVNEGLRTLLDFRYNRQFRGIPGENGMSKSKYGKSAKDVVVKVPPGTIVRNAETQEIICDLTEPGQQYVIAKGGRGGRGNIKFASPRNPAPEIAENGEPGQEFKLDLELKVIADVGLVGFPSVGKSTILSVVSQAKPKIGAYHFTTLVPNLGMVQAPNEMQFVMADLPGLIEGASQGVGLGIQFLRHIERTRVILHVIDMGATEGRDPFDDYEAINQELEHYELKLLERPTIIVANKMDVEGAEENLKEFTEKLNAKFSDQEVPKIFSISAYQNKGLSPLLNYTGEVLEDTDPFPLYDEEELSDSVLYEYQEESKEITITRDPDMTWALHGERLERLFYMTNFQHDESIMRFARQLRGMGIDEKLRARGAKDGDVVRIMDYVFEFVD, from the coding sequence ATGTTTTTGGATCGTGCACAAATAAGTGTTAAAGCCGGTAAAGGTGGGGACGGTATGGTTGCTTTCCGTCGAGAAAAATATGTTCCTGATGGTGGACCAGCTGGTGGAGATGGTGGTAAAGGTGGAAGTATCATTTTCGAAGTAAATGAAGGTCTTCGTACTTTGCTAGACTTTCGATACAATCGTCAATTTAGAGGAATCCCTGGTGAAAACGGGATGAGTAAAAGTAAATATGGAAAATCTGCAAAAGATGTAGTTGTTAAAGTTCCCCCAGGTACTATTGTTCGAAATGCAGAAACTCAAGAAATTATTTGTGATCTGACTGAACCTGGACAACAATATGTAATTGCAAAAGGTGGAAGAGGTGGAAGAGGAAATATTAAATTTGCATCTCCTCGAAACCCAGCCCCAGAAATTGCTGAAAATGGAGAACCCGGTCAAGAATTTAAACTTGATTTAGAACTAAAAGTTATTGCTGACGTTGGATTAGTAGGATTTCCTTCCGTAGGTAAATCAACGATTCTTTCTGTTGTCTCTCAAGCAAAACCAAAAATTGGAGCCTATCACTTTACTACTTTGGTTCCCAATCTAGGAATGGTTCAAGCTCCTAATGAGATGCAATTTGTGATGGCTGATTTACCAGGGTTAATCGAAGGAGCTTCACAAGGAGTTGGATTAGGAATTCAATTTCTCCGCCATATTGAACGAACGAGAGTAATTCTACACGTGATCGATATGGGAGCAACAGAAGGAAGAGATCCTTTTGATGATTATGAAGCAATTAACCAAGAGCTAGAACACTATGAATTAAAATTATTAGAACGTCCTACCATTATTGTTGCAAATAAAATGGATGTAGAAGGCGCAGAAGAAAACCTAAAAGAATTTACGGAAAAGCTAAATGCTAAATTTAGTGACCAAGAAGTACCAAAAATCTTCTCCATTTCTGCTTACCAAAATAAAGGTCTATCACCTCTTCTTAATTACACTGGGGAAGTATTGGAAGACACCGATCCATTCCCACTATATGACGAAGAAGAACTTAGTGACTCTGTTCTGTATGAATACCAAGAAGAAAGCAAAGAAATCACCATCACTCGTGACCCTGATATGACTTGGGCCTTACATGGTGAAAGATTAGAACGTCTCTTCTACATGACCAACTTCCAGCATGATGAAAGTATTATGCGTTTTGCTCGTCAGCTGAGAGGAATGGGTATTGATGAAAAACTAAGAGCACGTGGAGCAAAAGATGGAGACGTTGTTCGCATTATGGATTATGTGTTTGAGTTCGTAGATTAA